A segment of the Leptolyngbya sp. NIES-3755 genome:
AAGCGCCAAGATCGTTATACTCAGCTACCGGGAGCCGTGATTCGCGCCCTCAACGCAGCCAAAACCCATACTGAACTCGCCAAATATCGCAGTTTTCGCTTCGATGAATTGCACACCGCTTTACAGCAGATTGAATCGATCAGTTCTCGTCTGCTTCAGGATCAATCCCAGTCTAATTCGCTCCAAACTGACTTGCAGCAAATCTACGGGAATGCTCAACAAGCCATCCAGCTATTGCAAACGCTGGCTACCCTTTCTACCGACTCGATCGCCTAACCTATGGACACGCCCCCGATTCTGCTCGTCGAAGATAATCCAAAAGATGTTGTTCTGATTCACCGCGCCTTTCGCAAAGCACAAATTACGGCTCCGGTACAAGCGGTGAGTGATGGCGAAAAAGCGATCGCCTATTTATCTGGTGAAGCGCCTTATGACGATCGTGCTCAGTATCCGCTCCCCACGTTAATTTTGCTCGACTTGAAATTGCCACGTCGATCGGGAACAGAAGTTCTTGCTTGGTTGCGTCAACAACCGGGATTAAAACGAATTCCAGTTGTCATTCTCACGACTTCAAGAGAAGAAATCGACGTGAATCAAAGCTACGATTTAGGCGTGAATGCTTACA
Coding sequences within it:
- a CDS encoding two-component response regulator (similar to AA sequence:cyanobase_aa:glr1534), giving the protein MDTPPILLVEDNPKDVVLIHRAFRKAQITAPVQAVSDGEKAIAYLSGEAPYDDRAQYPLPTLILLDLKLPRRSGTEVLAWLRQQPGLKRIPVVILTTSREEIDVNQSYDLGVNAYMVKPVSFDNLVSILETLNVHWLMLNEKPQIVI